The genomic region ACGGCGGACCGGGCGCGGGCGGCTCCGGCGCCAGCGGCTCTGCGAACTGGCAGTTCAGCTGGACCGGGCCGGCCGGCCAGCGGTGGGCGCGATACGCCAGCTGGTCGACCGCCGTGAGCACCGAGGCCAGCGGCACGTCGCCGCGCGGCGCGGCCAGATCGAAGGACCAGCGCGTGTAGGAGGAGAAGATGCCGACCTGGTCGATGGTCTGGTTCGCGCCGGCCTCGCGCAGTTCGACCGGGCGATCGGCCGACAACACGATCAGCGGCGTCGCCGATCGGCTCGCCTCGACGACGGCGGGCAGGTAGTTGGCGACAGCCGTCCCGGAGGTACAGACCAGCACGGCGGCCCGCCCGGTCGCGCTGGCCCAACCGAGCGCCTTGAACGCGGCGCCCCGCTCATCGATCAGCACCTCGCATTCGGCGCGCTCGTTCGCGTCGGCCGCCAGCACCAGGGGCGTGTTGCGCGAACCGGGCGACAGCAGCCAGCGCGTGCAGCCGCAGCGCACGAGCTCCTCGACCACGGCGCGCGACCAGACATGGTTGAGGGATTCCGTGAACACCGTTTACGCTCCGGCGAAGGGGTCGAGCACGTGTTTGATCTTGCTCTCCAGTTCCTGCCACTCCTGGGCCGGCACCGATCCGGCGACGATCCCCGCCCCGGCGAAGGCCGTCAACCGCCGGTCTGCCACCAGGACCGAGCGGATCGCCACCGCGAGTTCGACGCGGCGGCGGCCGATCGCGCCGACGATGCCGGTATACCAGCCGCGGCCGAAGGGCTCGGTGCGCCGAATCGTCGCCAGTGCCGCCGCGGGCGAGGTGCCGCAGACGGCCGGAGTCGGATGCAGGGCGGCGACGACATCGCCGAGCGTCCGGTCCGGCGCCAGCTCGCCGCTCAGGCCGACAGCGATGTGCGCGACGTCGCGCAGGTTCAACAGGCGCCGCGGCTCTGGCTCGGCCACCCGGCTGCAGAGCGCCGTCAGCCGCCCTACGAGATGATCGAGCACGATGCGATGCTCCCGGCCGTTCTTCTCGCAGGCGAGCAGGTCCTGCGCCCCGTCCGCCGGCGCGGTGCCGGCGATCGCCTCGGTCTCGAGGCGGCCGCCCTCCAGACGGAAAAGCAGCTCGGGAGACAGGCCGAGATAGGCCGCTTCGGCCCGCGGCTCGATCAGATACGCGAAACACTGCGGATTGGCCCGTGCCAGCGTCTCGAGGCAGGCGACCGGGTCGACCGCCCTCGTGAAATCGAGACGGGTGCGCCGCGTCATGACCACTTTCTCGACCGCGCCCCGCGAGACCGCGGCCAGGGTGTCGGCGACGCCCGCCTCCCAGTCGTTGCGCCCGGGCAGATCGACACGCTGGACGAAGGCGCCCGGCGAGACGGCGGCCGCCGCGTCCCGCGGCAGCACCATGCGCTCGAGGCGCGCCGCGAGTTCGTCGCGCACGGCGTCC from bacterium harbors:
- a CDS encoding isochorismate synthase — translated: MSAWCRGSTPPAIDLSGSDFTGRFHTLQRRLGGGRERLPLTVSVPVGDVQILAWLRGQPAGRRYYWSSRDGRFELAAAGAALRVEADSADATGLAYDRIDGILAAAADDSLFFVGGQAFDPAGPADALWSGFPALEFTIPATMLCRRGATVSLVLCVAIGAQSREDAVRDELAARLERMVLPRDAAAAVSPGAFVQRVDLPGRNDWEAGVADTLAAVSRGAVEKVVMTRRTRLDFTRAVDPVACLETLARANPQCFAYLIEPRAEAAYLGLSPELLFRLEGGRLETEAIAGTAPADGAQDLLACEKNGREHRIVLDHLVGRLTALCSRVAEPEPRRLLNLRDVAHIAVGLSGELAPDRTLGDVVAALHPTPAVCGTSPAAALATIRRTEPFGRGWYTGIVGAIGRRRVELAVAIRSVLVADRRLTAFAGAGIVAGSVPAQEWQELESKIKHVLDPFAGA
- the menD gene encoding 2-succinyl-5-enolpyruvyl-6-hydroxy-3-cyclohexene-1-carboxylic-acid synthase, translated to MFTESLNHVWSRAVVEELVRCGCTRWLLSPGSRNTPLVLAADANERAECEVLIDERGAAFKALGWASATGRAAVLVCTSGTAVANYLPAVVEASRSATPLIVLSADRPVELREAGANQTIDQVGIFSSYTRWSFDLAAPRGDVPLASVLTAVDQLAYRAHRWPAGPVQLNCQFAEPLAPEPPAPGPP